A single Streptomyces mirabilis DNA region contains:
- a CDS encoding lysylphosphatidylglycerol synthase transmembrane domain-containing protein: MTAVRLPQKLPQGFPQGSRRFPLRSVLCLIPLALVLVVAARHRSVLMEGFGHLRSAEWPWLLAAAVATCLTWVAAASARQGAVVQRLPARRLLATQFAAGAANHLLPTGLGASAVNLRFMTVCGVPLARSSAALALYMLAESIARLTLLVGLLIAFPGALHIGSLLPSGAIGPLLLAAGVVLLAAVATLLLVRRLRRAVFSFLRTALGEARSVHSRPARALALWGGSLAFPLLQAAGLTAVGQAMNLAVPPLHMALAYLAATAAVAMVPTPGGIGSVEAALIVALVAAGGPVAVATAVVLAYRIITVWVPLLPGALTLGALVRLKVI, from the coding sequence GTGACAGCGGTTCGACTTCCCCAGAAGCTTCCCCAGGGGTTCCCCCAAGGATCCCGACGCTTCCCGCTCAGGTCGGTCCTGTGCCTGATCCCGCTCGCCCTCGTCCTGGTCGTCGCGGCGCGGCATCGGTCCGTCCTCATGGAGGGCTTCGGCCATCTACGCTCGGCCGAATGGCCGTGGCTGCTGGCCGCCGCCGTCGCGACCTGCCTGACCTGGGTCGCCGCGGCCTCCGCCCGGCAGGGCGCGGTCGTGCAGCGCCTGCCCGCGCGCCGGCTGCTCGCCACCCAGTTCGCCGCGGGCGCGGCCAACCACCTGCTGCCGACCGGTCTTGGTGCCAGCGCGGTCAATCTGCGCTTCATGACCGTGTGCGGCGTCCCGCTCGCCCGCTCCTCCGCCGCGCTCGCGCTCTACATGCTCGCGGAGTCGATCGCACGGCTCACCCTCCTGGTGGGCCTGCTCATCGCGTTCCCCGGAGCCCTGCACATCGGATCCCTCCTCCCCTCAGGCGCGATCGGCCCCTTGCTGCTCGCCGCGGGAGTGGTCCTCCTGGCCGCGGTGGCCACGCTTCTTCTCGTGCGACGGCTGCGCAGGGCCGTGTTCTCGTTCCTGCGCACCGCGCTCGGCGAGGCCCGCTCCGTGCACTCCCGTCCGGCACGCGCGCTCGCCCTGTGGGGCGGATCGCTCGCCTTCCCGCTGCTGCAGGCCGCCGGGCTGACCGCGGTCGGTCAGGCGATGAACCTGGCGGTGCCGCCCCTGCACATGGCGCTCGCGTATCTGGCGGCGACGGCGGCCGTCGCGATGGTGCCCACGCCGGGCGGCATCGGTTCGGTGGAGGCCGCGCTGATCGTCGCGCTGGTGGCGGCGGGCGGCCCGGTGGCCGTGGCGACGGCGGTCGTGCTGGCGTACCGGATCATCACGGTGTGGGTGCCGCTGCTGCCCGGGGCGCTGACGCTGGGGGCGCTGGTCCGTCTGAAGGTGATCTGA
- a CDS encoding crotonase/enoyl-CoA hydratase family protein: MSVRIERQGYVTTVVLSRPAARNAVDGPTAAELADAFREFEADETARVAVLWGEGGTFCAGADLKAIGTEHGNRVAQDGDGPMGPTRLRLSKPVIAAVAGHAVAGGLELALWCDLRVAEQDAVFGVFCRRWGVPLIDGGTVRLPRLIGASRAMDMILTGRAVPAAEAYEMGLANRLVPTGRARAEAEELAAAIADFPQSCLRSDRASVLDQEGLVEAAAMRVELRYGMDVLAEGMEGAARFASGAGRHGSFTAR; this comes from the coding sequence ATGTCGGTCCGGATCGAACGCCAGGGGTACGTCACCACGGTCGTCCTCTCCCGCCCCGCCGCCCGCAACGCCGTGGACGGCCCGACCGCCGCCGAACTCGCCGACGCCTTCCGGGAGTTCGAGGCGGACGAGACGGCTCGGGTGGCGGTGCTCTGGGGCGAGGGCGGCACGTTCTGCGCCGGCGCGGACCTCAAGGCGATCGGCACCGAGCACGGCAACAGGGTCGCGCAGGACGGTGACGGGCCGATGGGTCCCACCCGGCTGCGGCTGTCCAAGCCGGTCATCGCGGCGGTCGCGGGGCATGCCGTGGCGGGCGGCCTGGAACTGGCGCTCTGGTGCGATCTACGGGTCGCCGAGCAGGACGCCGTCTTCGGCGTCTTCTGTCGCCGCTGGGGCGTCCCGCTCATCGACGGCGGCACCGTACGGCTCCCCCGCCTCATCGGCGCCAGCCGTGCGATGGACATGATCCTCACCGGCCGCGCGGTCCCGGCCGCCGAAGCGTACGAGATGGGCCTCGCCAACCGGCTCGTCCCGACCGGCCGCGCCCGGGCCGAGGCCGAGGAACTCGCCGCGGCCATCGCCGACTTCCCCCAGTCCTGTCTGCGCAGCGACCGCGCGTCGGTCCTCGACCAGGAGGGCCTGGTCGAGGCGGCGGCCATGCGCGTCGAACTCCGTTACGGCATGGATGTGTTGGCCGAGGGCATGGAGGGCGCCGCCCGCTTCGCCTCGGGAGCCGGGCGGCACGGCTCGTTCACGGCGAGGTAG
- a CDS encoding mechanosensitive ion channel family protein: MKHSLTLDDLMMAGIPVVAGLLAAFLLRILLRWLGKHASRTRWSGDDFIVDALRTLVPWGAIAAGVSAAGAVLPLTAPVGRNVNRVLTVVLIFVATLTAARVITGLVRSLAQSRSGVAGSATIFVNITRVVVLAMGFLVMLQTLGISIAPLLTALGVGGLAVALALQDTLANLFAGVHILASKTVQPGDYIRLSSGEEGYVVDINWRNTTVRQLSNNLVIIPNAQLAGTNMTNFNRPEQQMTLIVQVGVGYDSDLEHVERVTTEVVTETMTEITGAVPDHEPAVRFHTFGDSRISFSVILGVGEFSDQYRIKHEFIKRLHKRYRDEGIRIPAPTRTVALQPGGAELLEAGIPHQREVTSGR, encoded by the coding sequence GTGAAACACTCCCTCACACTGGACGACCTGATGATGGCCGGGATCCCCGTGGTGGCGGGTCTGCTGGCCGCGTTCCTGTTGCGCATACTGCTGCGCTGGCTCGGCAAGCACGCCTCGCGCACCCGGTGGAGCGGTGACGACTTCATCGTCGACGCGCTGCGCACGCTCGTCCCCTGGGGAGCGATCGCCGCGGGCGTCTCGGCGGCGGGCGCGGTGCTTCCGCTGACGGCTCCGGTCGGACGCAACGTCAACAGGGTCCTGACCGTAGTCCTCATCTTCGTCGCGACCCTGACCGCGGCCCGGGTCATCACCGGCCTCGTCCGGTCGCTGGCCCAGTCCCGCTCGGGTGTCGCGGGTTCGGCCACCATCTTCGTCAACATCACCCGGGTCGTGGTGCTGGCGATGGGCTTCCTCGTCATGCTGCAGACGCTGGGCATCTCCATAGCCCCGCTGCTCACGGCACTGGGTGTGGGCGGTCTCGCGGTGGCGCTCGCCCTTCAGGACACCCTCGCCAACCTCTTCGCGGGCGTCCACATCCTCGCTTCGAAGACGGTCCAGCCCGGCGACTACATCCGCCTCAGCAGCGGCGAGGAGGGCTACGTCGTCGACATCAACTGGCGCAACACGACGGTCCGTCAGCTCTCCAACAACCTGGTCATCATCCCCAACGCCCAGCTCGCGGGCACCAACATGACCAACTTCAACCGCCCCGAGCAGCAGATGACTCTCATCGTCCAGGTCGGCGTCGGCTACGACAGCGACCTGGAGCACGTCGAGCGCGTGACCACGGAGGTCGTCACCGAGACGATGACCGAGATCACCGGCGCGGTCCCGGACCACGAGCCCGCCGTCCGCTTCCACACCTTCGGCGACTCCCGCATCAGCTTCAGCGTCATCCTCGGCGTCGGGGAGTTCAGCGACCAGTACCGGATCAAGCACGAGTTCATCAAACGCCTGCACAAGCGGTACCGGGACGAGGGCATCCGGATCCCGGCGCCCACGCGGACGGTGGCGCTGCAGCCGGGCGGGGCCGAACTGCTGGAGGCGGGCATCCCGCACCAGCGCGAGGTCACGTCGGGGAGGTAG
- a CDS encoding NADP-dependent isocitrate dehydrogenase yields the protein MTDSTIIYTHTDEAPALATYSFLPVVQAYASQAGVTVETRDISLAGRILALFPEFLEEGQRVPDALAELGDLAKTPEANIIKLPNVSASIPQLKAAVAELQEQGYALPAYPDDPKSDEERDIRARYDKVKGSAVNPVLREGNSDRRAPASVKNYAKTHPHRMGAWSPESKTNVATMGADDFRSTEKSAVISEAGSLRIELAGDDGSTTVLRESVPVLAGEVVDASVMHVAPLREFLTAQIARAKAEDVLFSVHLKATMMKVSDPIVFGHVVRAFFPKTFAKYGETFAAAGLTPNDGLGGIFKGLEALPEGAEIKASFDAELAEGPALAMVDSDKGITNLHVPSDVIVDASMPAMIRTSGHMWGPDGQEADTLAVLPDSSYSGVYQVVIDDCRAHGAFDPSTMGSVPNVGLMAQKAEEYGSHDKTFEIPTTGTVRLVDQAGNVVLEQAVGAGDIFRACQTKDDPIRDWVKLAVTRARATGDPAVFWLDETRAHDAQLIEKVNAYLPEHDTEGLEIKILSPVEATKFSLERIRKGLNTISVTGNVLRDYLTDLFPILELGTSAKMLSVVPLMAGGGLFETGAGGSAPKHVQQLVKENYLRWDSLGEFFALAASFEHLAQSTGNARAQVLADTLDRATATFLNEDKSPTRRVGGIDNRGSHFYLGLYWAQELAKQTDDADLAKAFAPLAETLTAQERTIVDELLAVQGKPADIGGYYQPDPAKATTVMRPSATWNATLATLA from the coding sequence GTGACTGACTCGACCATCATTTACACGCACACTGACGAGGCCCCGGCCCTGGCGACGTATTCGTTCCTGCCGGTCGTCCAGGCCTACGCCTCGCAGGCGGGTGTCACTGTGGAGACCCGTGACATCTCGCTGGCCGGGCGCATCCTCGCGCTCTTCCCCGAGTTCCTCGAGGAGGGCCAGCGCGTTCCCGACGCCCTTGCCGAGCTCGGTGACCTGGCCAAGACGCCCGAGGCCAACATCATCAAGCTGCCCAACGTCTCGGCCTCGATCCCGCAGCTGAAGGCCGCGGTCGCCGAGCTCCAGGAGCAGGGCTACGCGCTTCCGGCCTACCCGGACGACCCGAAGTCGGACGAGGAGCGCGACATCCGCGCCCGTTACGACAAGGTCAAGGGCTCCGCCGTGAACCCGGTCCTGCGCGAGGGCAACTCCGACCGCCGCGCCCCCGCGTCGGTCAAGAACTACGCCAAGACCCACCCGCACCGCATGGGCGCCTGGAGCCCCGAGTCCAAGACCAACGTCGCCACCATGGGCGCCGACGACTTCCGCTCCACCGAGAAGTCCGCGGTGATCTCCGAGGCGGGCTCGCTCCGCATCGAGCTGGCGGGCGACGACGGCTCCACCACCGTGCTGCGCGAGTCCGTACCCGTCCTCGCGGGCGAGGTCGTCGACGCGTCCGTCATGCACGTCGCGCCGCTGCGCGAGTTCCTCACGGCGCAGATCGCCCGTGCCAAGGCCGAGGACGTGCTGTTCTCCGTGCACCTCAAGGCCACAATGATGAAGGTCTCCGACCCGATCGTCTTCGGCCACGTCGTACGCGCCTTCTTCCCCAAGACGTTCGCGAAGTACGGCGAGACGTTCGCCGCCGCCGGTCTGACCCCGAACGACGGTCTGGGCGGCATCTTCAAGGGCCTCGAGGCGCTGCCCGAGGGCGCCGAGATCAAGGCGTCCTTCGACGCCGAGCTCGCCGAGGGCCCGGCCCTCGCGATGGTCGACTCGGACAAGGGCATCACCAACCTGCACGTCCCCTCCGACGTGATCGTCGACGCCTCCATGCCGGCGATGATCCGCACCTCCGGCCACATGTGGGGCCCGGACGGCCAGGAGGCCGACACCCTCGCCGTCCTCCCGGACAGCAGCTACTCCGGCGTCTACCAGGTCGTCATCGACGACTGCCGCGCCCACGGCGCCTTCGACCCGTCCACCATGGGCTCGGTGCCGAACGTCGGTCTGATGGCGCAGAAGGCCGAGGAGTACGGCAGCCACGACAAGACCTTCGAGATCCCCACCACCGGCACGGTCCGCCTCGTCGACCAGGCCGGCAACGTGGTCCTGGAGCAGGCCGTCGGCGCGGGCGACATCTTCCGCGCCTGCCAGACCAAGGACGACCCGATCAGGGACTGGGTGAAGCTGGCCGTCACCCGCGCCCGCGCCACCGGCGACCCGGCGGTGTTCTGGCTGGACGAGACCCGCGCCCACGACGCGCAGCTGATCGAGAAGGTCAACGCGTACCTGCCGGAGCACGACACCGAGGGCCTGGAGATCAAGATCCTGTCCCCGGTCGAGGCGACGAAGTTCTCCCTGGAGCGCATCCGCAAGGGCCTGAACACCATCTCGGTCACCGGCAACGTCCTGCGTGACTACCTGACCGACCTGTTCCCGATCCTGGAGCTGGGCACCAGCGCCAAGATGCTCTCGGTGGTTCCGCTGATGGCGGGCGGCGGCCTCTTCGAGACGGGTGCCGGCGGCTCCGCCCCGAAGCACGTCCAGCAGCTGGTCAAGGAGAACTACCTGCGCTGGGACAGCCTGGGCGAGTTCTTCGCCCTCGCGGCCAGCTTCGAGCACCTCGCGCAGAGCACGGGCAACGCACGCGCCCAGGTGCTCGCCGACACCCTCGACCGCGCGACGGCGACCTTCCTCAACGAGGACAAGTCGCCGACCCGTCGCGTCGGCGGCATCGACAACCGCGGCAGCCACTTCTACCTGGGCCTGTACTGGGCACAGGAGTTGGCCAAGCAGACCGACGACGCGGACCTCGCCAAGGCGTTCGCCCCGCTCGCCGAGACGCTGACCGCGCAGGAGCGGACGATCGTCGACGAGCTGCTCGCGGTCCAGGGCAAGCCCGCCGACATCGGCGGCTACTACCAGCCCGACCCGGCCAAGGCCACGACCGTCATGCGCCCCTCGGCCACCTGGAACGCGACGCTCGCGACCCTCGCCTGA
- a CDS encoding right-handed parallel beta-helix repeat-containing protein — protein sequence MTKRQMAYLACTAAVTASVLGAAPSAEHRTVHSVHPGESIQKAVNSAQPGDTVFLFPGTYHESVRVTVANLTLRGSGARATVIVPGKASDSSCAKAGNGICVTGTDKNRVKGVTVSSLTLRGFAKQGLWASGTDRLTVQDVVAEKNGQWGIAQERSVRGVFRYNLARNNGDAGLFLSNTVSTEEGARDTLGTVVSHNLLAGNRIGVTVRRLRNLTVDHNEATGNCAAVFVVGDENKPRVGALSVLRNYVHANNKYCPKTPRLPFLQGSGIVLTGAEKTLVAENRVEDNVGTSPLSGGIVLYKSFVGAVNERNEIRDNVVQRNGKADLANRDRVKGKGNTFHGNTCAHSEPAGLC from the coding sequence ATGACGAAACGACAGATGGCCTACCTCGCCTGCACCGCAGCCGTCACGGCGTCGGTGCTGGGTGCCGCCCCGTCGGCCGAGCACCGGACGGTGCACTCGGTCCACCCCGGCGAGTCGATCCAGAAGGCCGTGAATTCCGCACAACCGGGGGACACCGTCTTCCTCTTCCCCGGCACCTACCACGAGAGCGTCCGCGTCACGGTGGCGAACCTGACGCTGCGCGGGTCCGGTGCCCGTGCCACCGTCATCGTGCCGGGCAAGGCCTCCGACAGCAGCTGCGCCAAGGCCGGCAACGGCATCTGTGTCACCGGAACGGACAAAAACCGCGTCAAGGGCGTCACCGTCAGCTCACTGACCCTCAGAGGCTTCGCCAAGCAGGGCCTGTGGGCGTCGGGCACCGACCGGCTGACGGTCCAGGACGTGGTCGCCGAGAAGAACGGCCAGTGGGGCATCGCCCAGGAGCGCTCCGTGCGCGGGGTGTTCCGCTACAACCTCGCCCGGAACAACGGCGACGCCGGACTGTTCCTGTCCAACACGGTCAGCACCGAGGAGGGCGCCCGGGACACCCTGGGGACGGTCGTCAGTCACAACCTTCTGGCCGGCAACCGGATCGGCGTCACGGTCAGACGGCTGCGGAACCTGACCGTCGATCACAACGAGGCGACCGGCAACTGCGCCGCGGTGTTCGTCGTGGGCGACGAGAACAAGCCGCGCGTCGGGGCGCTGAGCGTGCTCCGCAACTACGTCCACGCCAACAACAAGTACTGCCCCAAGACCCCCCGTCTGCCCTTCCTGCAGGGCTCCGGGATCGTCCTCACCGGCGCCGAGAAGACACTGGTGGCGGAGAACAGGGTCGAGGACAACGTGGGCACCTCCCCGCTGTCCGGCGGCATCGTGCTCTACAAGAGCTTCGTGGGCGCCGTCAACGAGCGCAACGAGATCCGCGACAACGTGGTGCAGCGCAACGGCAAGGCCGACCTCGCCAACCGCGACCGCGTCAAGGGCAAGGGCAACACCTTCCACGGCAACACCTGCGCGCACTCCGAGCCCGCCGGACTGTGCTGA
- a CDS encoding methyltransferase translates to MTTVDPAPPTTVDPAPPPPSMRLRELAFGAACAAAVRAAARLGVADALGDTPMRVEDLAATVKAQPKTLRRLLRALSCQGVFTELPDGTFAHTEMSRLLREDDPHSLRYIALWCTEPWTWNVWPKLDEAVRSGRNVFEDVYEREFFDYLNEEAPESAYVFNRAMTTSSEQSARDVANLLDLRGVSSVADIGGGQGQVLVSLLEKHPGMHGTLLDLPGVVENADPRLRGGGSLAERVRVVAGDCREDIPVQADLYIIKNILEWDDDSTRRALANVRKAAPPGARVVVIENLVDDTPSMRFTTAMDLLLLLNVGGAKHTRQSMVDRLTDAGLVIDEFRPVNAYLHAFECTIPG, encoded by the coding sequence ATGACCACTGTTGATCCGGCTCCCCCGACCACGGTCGATCCGGCTCCCCCGCCGCCCTCCATGCGGCTGCGGGAGCTCGCCTTCGGAGCGGCGTGCGCCGCCGCCGTACGCGCGGCCGCCCGCCTCGGCGTGGCGGACGCCCTGGGCGACACGCCCATGCGCGTGGAGGACCTGGCGGCGACAGTGAAGGCCCAACCGAAGACCCTGCGGCGGCTGCTGCGCGCGCTGTCCTGCCAGGGGGTCTTCACCGAACTCCCGGACGGCACGTTCGCACACACGGAGATGTCCCGGCTGCTGCGCGAGGACGACCCGCACAGCCTCCGCTACATCGCCCTGTGGTGCACCGAGCCGTGGACGTGGAATGTCTGGCCGAAGCTCGACGAGGCGGTGCGCTCCGGCCGGAACGTCTTCGAGGACGTGTACGAGCGGGAGTTCTTCGACTACCTCAACGAAGAGGCCCCGGAGTCGGCGTACGTGTTCAACCGGGCCATGACGACGTCCAGCGAGCAGTCGGCGCGGGACGTGGCGAACCTTCTCGATCTGCGGGGCGTGTCCTCGGTCGCGGACATCGGCGGCGGTCAGGGCCAGGTCCTGGTCAGCCTGCTGGAGAAGCACCCCGGGATGCACGGCACGCTGCTCGACCTGCCCGGAGTGGTGGAGAACGCCGATCCCCGGCTGCGCGGCGGCGGTTCGCTGGCCGAGCGGGTGCGCGTCGTGGCCGGGGACTGCCGTGAGGACATCCCGGTCCAGGCGGACCTGTACATCATCAAGAACATCCTGGAGTGGGACGACGACAGCACCCGCAGGGCACTGGCCAACGTCCGCAAGGCGGCGCCGCCCGGTGCCCGCGTCGTCGTCATCGAGAACCTCGTGGACGACACCCCGTCGATGCGGTTCACCACGGCCATGGACCTGCTGCTGCTCCTCAATGTCGGTGGTGCGAAGCACACCCGACAGAGCATGGTCGACCGGCTGACGGACGCGGGGCTCGTCATCGACGAGTTCCGTCCGGTCAACGCGTATCTGCACGCCTTCGAGTGCACGATCCCCGGCTGA
- a CDS encoding TcmI family type II polyketide cyclase — MHHALIVARMAPDSAPAIADVFAASDRGELPHLIGVKRRSLFQFGDVYMHLIEADKDPAPAIAKVVGHPEFRSVSEQLSAYVSAYDPQTWRSPKDAMAQCFYRWERDAVS; from the coding sequence ATGCACCACGCCCTCATCGTCGCGCGCATGGCGCCCGACTCGGCCCCGGCGATCGCCGATGTGTTCGCCGCCTCCGACCGCGGTGAACTCCCGCACCTGATCGGCGTCAAGCGGCGCAGCCTCTTCCAGTTCGGTGATGTGTACATGCACCTCATCGAAGCCGACAAGGACCCGGCGCCCGCCATCGCGAAGGTGGTCGGGCACCCCGAGTTCCGGAGCGTCAGCGAGCAGCTGTCGGCGTACGTCAGCGCGTACGACCCGCAGACGTGGCGCAGCCCCAAGGACGCCATGGCCCAGTGCTTCTACCGCTGGGAGCGGGACGCCGTCTCCTGA
- a CDS encoding SRPBCC family protein — MAGHTENSITIDAPLDLVWDVTNDIENWPQLFSEYASLEVLSRDGDTTKFRLTMHPDENGKVWSWVSERTVDRARRTVRARRVETGPFDHMNIRWEYEETPEGTHMHWVQDFAMKPEAPVDDAWMTDNINRNSRVQMELIRDRIEKVARDRQNAPLPG, encoded by the coding sequence GTGGCAGGACACACCGAGAACAGCATCACCATCGACGCCCCTCTCGACCTCGTCTGGGACGTGACCAACGACATCGAGAACTGGCCGCAGCTCTTCAGCGAGTACGCGTCACTGGAGGTGCTCTCCCGCGACGGCGACACGACGAAGTTCCGCCTGACCATGCACCCGGACGAGAACGGCAAGGTCTGGAGCTGGGTCTCGGAGCGGACCGTGGACCGTGCCAGGCGGACGGTCCGCGCCCGCCGCGTCGAGACGGGCCCCTTCGACCACATGAACATCCGGTGGGAGTACGAGGAGACCCCCGAGGGCACCCACATGCACTGGGTGCAGGACTTCGCGATGAAGCCCGAGGCCCCGGTCGACGACGCCTGGATGACCGACAACATCAACCGCAACTCCCGCGTCCAGATGGAGCTCATCCGGGACCGGATCGAGAAGGTCGCCCGCGACCGTCAGAACGCGCCGTTGCCCGGCTGA
- a CDS encoding phosphopantetheine-binding protein produces MITTEVTLIELASLMKKAAGVSVDPNDLEKSSDSPFGTLGLDSLGLLGIVGELENRYSQPLPPDAERCKTPREFLDLVNNTLKAGA; encoded by the coding sequence ATGATCACCACTGAAGTGACCCTCATCGAACTGGCCTCGCTGATGAAGAAGGCGGCCGGAGTCTCCGTCGACCCCAACGACCTCGAGAAGTCGTCGGACTCCCCGTTCGGCACCCTCGGCCTCGACTCCCTCGGCCTGCTCGGCATCGTCGGTGAGCTGGAGAACCGGTACAGCCAGCCGCTGCCCCCCGACGCCGAGCGCTGCAAGACCCCCCGTGAGTTCCTCGACCTCGTCAACAACACCCTCAAGGCTGGAGCCTGA
- a CDS encoding ketosynthase chain-length factor — protein MTTQRTQRPRRAAITGIGVIAPNGLRADAYWKSVREGLVVLDRITREGCEHLPLRIAGEVRAFDAAALIEERFLVQTDRFSHFAMAATVLALDDAGLGHGDPADPYDIGVITAAGSGGGEFGQRELQKLWGQGSRYVGPYQSIAWFYAASTGQISIRGGFKGPCGVVASDEAGGLDSIALAARGVRRGTGAVVVGSAEAPLAPYSMVCQLGYPEISTAEDPGQAYRPFTAGACGFAPAEGGAMLVVEDETRARERGAAVRATVAGHGATFTGASRWERSREGLAHAIRGALDEAGCAPEEIDVVFADALGVPEADRAEALAIADALGKHGTRVPVTAPKTGIGRAYCGAPVLDTAAAVLAMENGQVPPTPNVFDICHDLDLVMSSARPAELQTALVLSRGLMGSNAALVVRRGGDSAR, from the coding sequence ATGACCACTCAGCGCACTCAGCGCCCCCGGCGCGCGGCCATCACCGGCATCGGTGTGATCGCGCCCAACGGACTGCGCGCCGACGCGTACTGGAAGTCCGTCAGAGAAGGCCTCGTCGTCCTGGACCGGATCACCCGCGAGGGATGCGAGCACCTGCCGCTCCGTATCGCGGGCGAGGTCCGGGCCTTCGACGCCGCGGCCCTCATCGAGGAGCGGTTCCTCGTCCAGACGGACCGCTTCAGCCACTTCGCGATGGCAGCGACCGTGCTCGCCCTCGACGACGCCGGCCTCGGCCACGGTGACCCCGCGGACCCGTACGACATCGGCGTGATCACCGCCGCCGGATCAGGTGGCGGCGAGTTCGGACAGCGCGAGCTCCAGAAGCTGTGGGGCCAGGGATCCCGGTACGTGGGCCCGTACCAGTCCATCGCCTGGTTCTACGCGGCCAGCACCGGCCAGATCTCCATCCGGGGCGGCTTCAAGGGGCCCTGTGGAGTGGTCGCGAGCGACGAGGCGGGTGGCCTGGACTCCATCGCGCTCGCCGCGCGGGGTGTACGGCGCGGCACCGGGGCGGTGGTCGTCGGATCCGCGGAGGCCCCCCTCGCCCCGTACTCGATGGTGTGCCAGCTCGGATATCCCGAGATCAGCACCGCCGAGGATCCCGGTCAGGCCTATCGGCCCTTCACCGCGGGAGCGTGCGGCTTCGCTCCCGCGGAGGGGGGAGCCATGCTCGTCGTGGAGGACGAGACCCGCGCCCGTGAGCGCGGGGCGGCCGTCCGGGCCACCGTGGCCGGCCATGGGGCCACGTTCACCGGAGCCTCCCGCTGGGAGCGGTCCAGAGAGGGTCTCGCCCACGCGATCCGTGGCGCCCTCGACGAGGCCGGCTGCGCTCCGGAGGAGATCGACGTCGTGTTCGCCGACGCCCTGGGCGTTCCGGAGGCGGACCGCGCCGAAGCCCTGGCCATCGCCGACGCCCTCGGTAAGCACGGCACCCGGGTCCCCGTCACGGCGCCCAAGACGGGCATCGGGCGGGCCTACTGCGGGGCACCCGTGCTGGACACCGCGGCCGCGGTGCTCGCCATGGAGAACGGTCAGGTACCCCCCACCCCCAACGTGTTCGACATCTGCCACGACCTCGACCTGGTGATGTCGAGCGCTCGCCCCGCCGAGCTGCAGACGGCCCTGGTCCTCAGCAGGGGACTGATGGGCTCCAACGCGGCGCTGGTAGTGCGCCGCGGCGGCGACTCCGCCCGATAG